One Eurosta solidaginis isolate ZX-2024a chromosome 1, ASM4086904v1, whole genome shotgun sequence genomic window, TGAGTATTAAAAGCTAAAATATGTTGAAAAAAGGTGCAAGTGTTAGAAATCAGCGTAGGttagtaaaaaaacaaaaagaaatttacttaaATAGGCTAACAGTGAGTGATGCAACAAATGCAGTAACAGCGCCAGCTGCATCGGCATTTGATGATTCGGTGCCTCATTTTTCCGGTCATGATTTTCACTGTGAACTTCAAAACACTGAGccacaaaaatctttaaaagataagctacaagccttatattttaaatataatcccTAGCGAAAGTTCTTCGAAGAGCTTTTGCAAATCTTAAATGAGGAAAATTTAGATGTTCCTCTAAGCACTTTTTCTTTCGAGGAGAATGCATCTCCCGTGGATATAAAATCAGTTTCCCCTGGTTTTTATATTCATTTTGGTTTGGAGAAGCAGATTGCAAAAGCTTCGGAAGTAATTTCGACATACGACGAGATCTTGTTCGATATGAATATTGACGGACTTCCATTGTACCGCAGTTCCAAAGCACAGTTGTGGCCGGTTTTGGTGAAAGTGGTGAACATACCAAATATCTCAGTTTTCCCTATTGGTGTGTATCTGGGTAAAGCCAAACCAGACTGTATTCAAAGTTTTTTTGCGGACGTGGTTAGTGAACTTAAAGATTTGTTAGAAAATGGGTTTGTTATTCAAAATAAATCGATTAAAATTAGAATCAGAGCCATCGTTTGTGATGCGCCCGCTAAGGCCTTCGTTTGTGGAATTCCTGGCCACACTTCATCTCATGGATGTTCGAGATGTGTCCAAGttgccaaaaaaataaataacgtgCTTACGTATTCTCTTCAGAGTGGCGAGCTCATAAGTGGAGCCGACTTTTACTCTAGGAAATATCCTAACCatcacaaaaaaattttcttaaacagCAAAACTCCTTTCGAAACTTTGCATATAGATATGATTGATCAGATCCCTTTGGATCCAATGCATCTCGTGGAATCACCCCAAGATCCAAGAAAGATGCTGCTGCGATTAGTAGACAATAAAATTTGTGCAAGAATTAGCAACtctaataaattaaatatttctgCACATTTAAAATCGCTTGGTGCATATATTCCCAAAGAATTCGTTCGGAAACCACGACCTTTCGATGAACTTGTACACTGGAAAGCCACAGAGTTCAGGCAATTCCTTCTGTACTCTGGTATTttagttttaaaagaaaatgttagcGGTGATTTTTGTCACCAGTTTCTTTTACTACACATTGCCTGTAGAATGCTTTCTTGCCCAAGGACTTGGGAAAAAAATATGTCTGTAGCTCACAACATTTTGCAACTTTtcgttcaaaattttcaaataatttttggcGAAGACAGCGTATCGTATAATGTGCATGGGTTGCTTCATTTAAGTGAAAACGTTAAGCATTTTGGGCCCTTATACAATTTTTCGGGGTATGATTTCGAAAATTGTTTGCAAAAACTTAAAAGTTACGTTAAGAAACCCTCTAAAATTTTacagcaaatatttaaaaaagtacaACGCGAACCCATTTTGCAGCCTACTAAAACGCACAAATTAAAAGAAGTAAATGGACAAATAATAGGTTTTGATTATGAATTCCATTTAAGCACGCAAATGTCAAATAGCTTTTGCTGTCTTAAGCATAATATACCAGCAAAAATAGTGGGGTTCGAGATGGACTCAGGTTTGGTAATTCTAGCAAGGAAATTAGTAAACGTTAGGAGCTTCTTTACAGAGCCTGTTGATTCTTTCTCTTCCCTAGGTATATGTATCGCTGATTATGACACTTCGCAACCTATATATAAATACAGCATTCAACAAATGGATTATAAACTCATTTGTCTCCCTTATGTAAATCAATTTCTTTTAGTACCATTGTTGCATACATCAACATATTCACAATGAGTCGAAAAGTCAACTTTATTCAGAAGAAGAAGCCTGCAGTGGATCAAAACATCCCATTtaaaggtacatacatacatattacttTCACTTTTTCCAACCATGTTTTTAAAAATAGACTTAGACCCATTTTTAGAGTGCCCAGTTAACTGACATTATTCAGTTATTCACTTAGggcattacattttttatatgcaTACATCTATAAGAATAAACATCTTATTTCTTTTTCAGAAAATAATAAATGCGAAAACTGTATAGATTCCAAAATGCTTCGCGAGGAAATACAAGAACTTAGAGGTAATTTGATAACGATCATTTAACATTATATTATTATGCCTCTTTTTCACACGCATATGCGTTTTCgcttaaattttgtatgaaaagatAAGCGCACAAATTTAATTTTCCATGcaaatgcataaaaaaaaaaataggcataATAATCACATAGGTATATATGTGTCTAAATATTCTAAACTATGAAAATTTGTATTCATTTAGGCGTTGTAGAAactcaaaacaaaattattatgcAGACGTTGGCAGAACACATCATATTACTAAAGCAAATTATATACCAAGATTCAATTTCGGACGATATGCTGAAATCTTTTCCTTTGAAGTCATTAGACGAGTTGAAGGAAATAGATGAAAAAATATGTCAAGATAACAAAGCAGTTTATGTAAGTTATACATGTATCTGCATAaccattgtatgtacatatgtatgtaactttgCCTGTACATATGAATGCAGAGCAGTAGTGTTGTTGTCAACTTTTcgaataattcaaggttcgattcgagctcaaggccagaacaataacttttttctaatgataattattgttattttttaatttttctaaatttgaaaaattgtattttcgaagggtgctaagccgtcATCATCAGTACGCGTTCTACTTACTATTGTTATATTGTTCGAATTTTTTATAACtgtcgaataaaaaaaatttttttgaatagtcCCACCCTTTTGTTTACATAATAAATTTGTCTCATGTCTTTGGCAGATCAAAGCGCTAAAAACGCTACTGAAGGGGAAATTGACAAAAAGATAGATAACGTATTCAGCACCGAAGTCATCATCGCCATTAACATAGATGGAATCCACGGAAAGCAAGGACTAAAGGAATATCGGCAGTTCTTCGATACTTTATTAGGTAAcgtaatttttatttacatattagcCTTATTAATTAACAATAATGTTTTTTTCATACAGCTGCAATTGATAGTCCGGATCCAACTACTGAACTCCGGCGTGCGTTTGCTGTAACAAAAAAAAGATACTTTCACAAAGTATCTATACGAAAAGCTGCGGAGAAAAAGCGTAACACCGAATTAACTTCGTAAACACtttcttttattctaattttaGTTATTATCATACATATCGTTACCCTAATATAGAAAGGACCTAACACATATTTTATTGCTTTCAAATTTAATtctaatttcaaatttaatttaaaatacattCCTATGGCTCATTCCattccgcgcaggacatgatttttgatttcgatgaaattttaatatgttgttctttggtcaaaataatgaaacacgggCTTTTTTTTGATtgccttaaaaaaatttcttttcggaTTTATcagcaattgaattccataaaatgcaatggGTATATTATTCATCCATttcttcaactgtcaataactttgtcaaaaattaaccgattctcttgattttttctttgaaatgttcgtaatTATAgttacttttatataactttataaacaatagcatatagttttaaaacaaatttttgtttagtatttagtaaaaatttatgacttttttcaaaaattaagttCTCAAAAaacgttatttttttttattaaactttttctatattgagtgaacagttcatatttTAACTTGGCTAAATATCCATTagccaaagctcgttgttttcgaaatatgaattttttaatattttattattaaaaatcataaaaaccttaatacattaaaaaaatttatttatttatttttgtaagtaaatatattgaatttttatttttacgttaatacatatacatatttagtttttataaatatcaatgaaaatgaatttaataaataaaatgtaaatttttataaaaaaattacttttttaataACGGGTTTACATCTGGTTTTTAGCACCTATTAATAAACTACCATCTTTCTAAATAGCTTATATGTAGTATCTAACACACTAGGTACTAGCTGGTTTAAAGGTGTGGGTTTAAATCTGATGTTTAGTAGATACTAAGAAGCTACCATCTTTCTGATAAgcttatatatattttcaaataaactaACTACCAGCTGGTTTAAATGTAGTCAAAAAGTAGCCATTGGCTATTTTTTGGTTGAAAAGTAGTTAGTTAGTAGGTGGTTGGCATCTCATGCAGAGGTAACCATAACTGTCCGGATTCCGGCCATCGTCGAACAAAAATAGTTAGTCCGCGTATATGAAAATTTGCAGTAAATATACAGCTCTGGTTGATTGGTAAGCAACTTAAAGTTAATTTTACGTTAGATACTTCTCCTGCAGGGTTAGtactgaactcgaaatctccggcacacatactttatactagtgtaaaggcagatgctactcagccatatgaatgtcccgctgtTCGCTTTGAAATTCGTCTCTAAATATTGCCTTTGTGTTGATTgatattcctttattcaccatttaggtatatactaattctatatgattttttttttaatctaaattaTGTGGAATAATTTGAGGCGCGCTCTAAAGGCCTTGTTACATTGGGTTTTTAACGTATTGCTTTTATAATCAGTACTTCCGTTGtacactattatatcaatattattatctgtatttagtTAGTTtagtttcattatttattttatatttcatccaagtttatttaattatattactcaatgcaatattattttattttataaaattttttt contains:
- the LOC137244660 gene encoding uncharacterized protein codes for the protein MSRKVNFIQKKKPAVDQNIPFKENNKCENCIDSKMLREEIQELRGVVETQNKIIMQTLAEHIILLKQIIYQDSISDDMLKSFPLKSLDELKEIDEKICQDNKAVYIKALKTLLKGKLTKR